A genomic region of Thermodesulfovibrio aggregans contains the following coding sequences:
- a CDS encoding DUF4198 domain-containing protein — protein MKGFTKLLISIIGVLFFTGVAFAHFGVIMPSDDIIGEKDPKKITLKVYFMHPFEQEWLNMEKPKTFGVMLGDEKTDLLNTLVNKKVKGKSAWETTFTIKRPGDYIFYLEPEPYWEPAEEKFIAHYPKVVVQALGKEEGWDKEVGLPIEIVPLTRPYGLWVGNVFQGVVKVNGKPLPFADVEVEYFNEGGKVKAPKEPYITQVIKADANGVFTYAIPKAGWWGFAALTDAPYKIKKDGKEYPVEIGGIIWVKAREMK, from the coding sequence ATGAAAGGTTTTACAAAGCTTTTAATCAGCATTATTGGAGTTTTATTCTTTACAGGTGTAGCTTTTGCACACTTTGGAGTGATTATGCCTTCTGATGACATTATCGGAGAAAAAGACCCAAAAAAAATCACTCTTAAAGTTTACTTCATGCATCCATTTGAACAGGAATGGCTTAACATGGAAAAACCTAAGACTTTTGGCGTAATGCTCGGAGATGAAAAAACTGATTTGCTGAATACGCTTGTTAACAAAAAGGTAAAAGGCAAAAGTGCCTGGGAGACTACCTTTACAATCAAGCGCCCTGGAGACTACATCTTTTACCTTGAGCCAGAGCCTTACTGGGAGCCTGCTGAGGAAAAATTCATAGCTCACTATCCAAAGGTTGTTGTTCAGGCTCTTGGAAAAGAGGAAGGATGGGATAAGGAAGTAGGACTTCCAATTGAAATAGTGCCTCTTACAAGACCCTATGGACTCTGGGTTGGAAATGTATTTCAGGGAGTTGTTAAGGTAAATGGAAAGCCTTTACCCTTTGCAGATGTTGAAGTTGAATACTTTAACGAAGGTGGCAAGGTTAAAGCACCAAAGGAACCCTATATTACACAGGTTATAAAAGCTGATGCAAACGGAGTATTTACTTATGCAATTCCAAAGGCTGGATGGTGGGGCTTTGCAGCTCTTACAGATGCTCCATATAAGATTAAGAAAGATGGGAAAGAATATCCTGTTGAAATAGGAGGAATTATCTGGGTTAAAGCAAGGGAGATGAAATAA
- the cbiM gene encoding cobalt transporter CbiM, producing the protein MHISEGVLSAPVLITGAVLSLAGLTLGLRKIKNEDIPKVAVLSSAFFVASLIHIPIGPTSAHLVLNGLVGMLLGWAAFPSIFVGLVLQALLFQFGGLTTLGVNTFAMAMPGVLSYYAFRGMLRKGKNLAFAGGFLGGALALIIAAVFISIALIETEKSFIGVAGTLLAMHLPIAVIEGIITGFVVIYLKKVKPEALA; encoded by the coding sequence ATGCATATATCAGAGGGAGTTCTTTCTGCGCCGGTATTAATTACCGGCGCTGTGCTTTCTTTAGCTGGATTAACATTGGGGCTTCGCAAGATAAAAAATGAAGACATACCAAAGGTTGCTGTTCTTTCCTCTGCCTTTTTTGTTGCTTCATTGATTCACATCCCCATTGGGCCAACCTCTGCTCATCTGGTTTTAAACGGGCTTGTTGGAATGCTTCTTGGCTGGGCAGCCTTTCCATCTATCTTTGTTGGACTTGTGTTACAGGCTTTGCTTTTCCAGTTTGGTGGACTTACAACTCTCGGTGTAAACACCTTTGCAATGGCAATGCCAGGGGTTCTGTCGTATTATGCCTTCAGAGGAATGCTTAGAAAAGGTAAAAATTTAGCATTTGCTGGAGGTTTTCTTGGTGGAGCTTTGGCTTTAATTATAGCAGCAGTTTTTATAAGCATTGCTCTGATTGAAACTGAAAAGAGCTTTATTGGTGTTGCAGGAACTCTTCTCGCCATGCATCTTCCAATTGCTGTGATTGAAGGAATTATTACAGGTTTTGTTGTCATATATCTTAAAAAAGTTAAACCGGAGGCACTGGCATGA
- the cbiQ gene encoding cobalt ECF transporter T component CbiQ — MHLEEFSEGNSFLHRADPRIKILVFCLFSVLCAVSSGIKTPLIYLSYSLILLVISQVRFKPLISRLFFANFFIIFIWLFIPLTYPGNPHIEIGSIRISLEGIKYALSITIKCNAIIIATISLLSTSSVFSLAHAMLHLKMPKKLVTLFFLFYRYITVIHDEYLKIKRAAALRGFVPATNLHTYKTYAYIVGGMLIKSLERAEEIYKAMLCRGFNGYFPLFEHFQIKKSDIIFGVISTAIIILVWVES, encoded by the coding sequence ATGCATCTTGAGGAATTTTCAGAAGGAAATAGCTTTCTACACAGAGCAGACCCACGGATAAAGATTCTGGTATTTTGCTTATTTAGTGTGCTCTGTGCAGTATCCTCGGGCATAAAAACTCCTTTAATTTATCTTTCCTATTCACTAATCCTTCTTGTAATTTCTCAGGTAAGGTTCAAACCTTTAATTTCAAGACTTTTTTTTGCAAATTTCTTTATAATTTTTATTTGGCTTTTTATCCCCTTAACGTATCCAGGGAATCCCCATATAGAGATAGGTTCAATAAGAATAAGTCTTGAAGGAATTAAATATGCTCTATCAATAACAATTAAATGCAATGCAATAATCATTGCCACCATATCTTTGCTTTCAACATCCTCTGTTTTTTCCCTTGCCCATGCTATGCTTCATCTTAAAATGCCCAAAAAACTGGTTACCTTATTTTTCCTCTTTTATCGCTACATAACTGTAATTCATGATGAATACTTAAAGATAAAAAGGGCTGCTGCTTTGAGAGGCTTTGTGCCAGCGACAAATCTTCATACCTATAAGACCTATGCCTATATTGTTGGGGGGATGCTTATAAAGAGCCTTGAAAGAGCAGAGGAAATTTATAAAGCCATGTTATGTAGGGGATTCAATGGATATTTCCCTCTTTTTGAGCATTTTCAAATAAAAAAAAGTGATATAATATTCGGTGTTATTTCAACAGCAATTATCATTTTAGTGTGGGTTGAAAGTTGA
- a CDS encoding energy-coupling factor ABC transporter ATP-binding protein, which produces MKEPLISLKNIFFNYDSRVVFKDLNFDVYEGDRIGLIGPNGSGKTTLLHIIMGLLKPQSGVVEIFGKMRKKERDFIEVRQKIGFLFQDSDNQLFCPTVKEDIAFGPLNLGKSKEEAMNIVKDTLEILGLRGFENRVTYKLSGGEKRLVALATVIAMNPVCYLLDEPNAGLDENTSGKVLNYLKRNANTYIVVSHDRDFIEAVAEKIYFLKDGKLILTEF; this is translated from the coding sequence TTGAAGGAACCGTTAATAAGCTTAAAAAATATTTTCTTTAACTATGACAGTAGAGTTGTGTTCAAAGATTTAAACTTTGATGTCTATGAGGGAGACAGAATCGGGCTTATTGGTCCAAATGGTTCGGGCAAAACAACTCTTTTGCATATAATCATGGGACTGCTTAAACCTCAATCAGGAGTTGTTGAAATATTTGGAAAAATGAGAAAAAAAGAGAGAGATTTCATAGAGGTGAGGCAGAAAATAGGCTTTCTATTTCAGGACTCGGACAATCAGCTTTTCTGTCCTACTGTAAAGGAAGATATAGCTTTTGGTCCTCTAAATCTTGGAAAATCTAAAGAAGAGGCTATGAATATAGTAAAAGATACTCTGGAAATTCTTGGCTTAAGAGGGTTTGAAAACAGGGTTACCTATAAACTTTCAGGAGGAGAAAAGAGACTCGTAGCATTAGCAACAGTCATAGCCATGAACCCAGTCTGCTATCTTCTTGATGAACCAAATGCAGGTCTTGACGAGAATACCTCAGGAAAAGTTTTAAACTATCTAAAGAGAAATGCGAACACCTATATCGTAGTCTCTCATGATAGAGATTTCATAGAAGCAGTTGCAGAAAAAATCTATTTTTTAAAAGACGGGAAATTAATACTGACAGAATTTTGA
- a CDS encoding YidH family protein, whose protein sequence is MNKDNNIHPRVRNRRVHLANERTFLSWIRTSIGIMVFGFVVEKFGLFLKQLYLFTGKELPSRHGEYSSFFGVFLIFLGAFMGFLAFIRYKKVEKQIDEDAYQPSIVLDLLLIIALLAIAIFLIIYLIHSI, encoded by the coding sequence ATGAATAAAGACAATAACATCCATCCCCGGGTACGTAACAGAAGGGTTCATCTTGCCAATGAAAGAACTTTTCTTTCCTGGATAAGAACAAGCATAGGAATAATGGTATTTGGATTTGTAGTTGAAAAATTTGGACTTTTTTTAAAGCAACTGTATTTATTCACAGGTAAAGAACTTCCGTCCAGGCATGGAGAGTACTCAAGCTTTTTTGGAGTATTTCTTATCTTTCTCGGAGCTTTTATGGGATTTCTTGCTTTTATAAGATATAAAAAAGTAGAAAAACAGATTGATGAAGATGCCTATCAGCCTTCTATTGTACTTGATTTGCTTCTAATTATAGCACTTCTTGCAATTGCAATTTTTCTTATCATTTATTTAATTCACAGTATTTAA